A stretch of Lathyrus oleraceus cultivar Zhongwan6 chromosome 6, CAAS_Psat_ZW6_1.0, whole genome shotgun sequence DNA encodes these proteins:
- the LOC127095865 gene encoding uncharacterized protein LOC127095865, whose amino-acid sequence MTIAEYATKFEELVKFCPYYNGADAEGSKCIKFESGLHAEIKQGIGHQNIRRVPMLEISEKKGKNQYSDPIDKGKHKASDEENPSGGETLVSIKCFKCGESGHRENECNNKVLRGHISTHCQKLENVQSGGKVFALYGSETTSSKILIRVFYGWEYDCRYTNSRSVNHFVGLLNCPQSIYGKIFGMDLVCLSLNKLDVIIGISWLEFNHVHINCFNKSVSFQEFDVSDELFVSAKQVDEFVRDDAEVFMILASMKAESKAEIDELPVV is encoded by the exons ATGACTATTGCGGAGTATGCTACTAAGTTCGAAGAATTGGTGAAATTTTGTCCATACTACAATGGTGCGGATGCTGAGGGGTCGAAGTGCATCAAGTTCGAAAGTGGACTGCATGCTGAGATCAAGCAAGGTATTGGTCATCAAAATATTCGTCGAGTTCCTATGCTA GAGATTAGTGAGAAGAAAGGGAAGAATCAGTATAGTGATCCAATTGATAAAGGGAAGCATAAGGCTTCAGATGAGGAAAATCCAAGTGGGGGAGAGACTCTCGTTTCTATcaagtgtttcaagtgtggagAGTCGGGCCACCGTGAAAATGAATGCAATAATAAAGTTCTGAG GGGTCACATTAGCACTCACTGCCAAAAACTAGAGAATGTTCAGTCCGGGGGAAAAGTTTTTGCTTTGTATGGATCAGAGACTACTAGCTCAAAAATATTGATTAGAG TCTTCTATGGTTGGGAGTATGATTGTCGATACACTAACTCTAGGTCCGTTAACCACTTTGTTGGTTTGTTGAATTGTCCGCAAAGCATTTATGGTAAGATTTTTGGGATGGACTTAGTATGTCTATCGTTGAATAAACTCGATGTTATCATTGGAATAAGCTGGTTGGAGTTCAACCATGTGCATATCAACTGTTTCAATAAGTCAGTGTCATTTCAAGAGTTCGATGTAAGCGACGAGTTATTTGTGTCTGCCAAGCAAGTAGATGAATTCGTGAGGGATGATGCTGAGGTATTTATGATATTAGCTTCTATGAAGGCTGAAAGTAAAGCGGAAATTGATGAGTTACCTGTGGTGTGA